GCTCgttgttgtaacttgtaagctCCTAAGATCACATGTCCATTGTCAAATTTTAAGTCGTAAAGGCCCAGTTATCTCAATTTTAAGTCGTAAATCATCTCCCatgtattactccaaattttattccaaaatggtataactccaaaatggaataagtttttactccaatgtattactctattttttattctaaaaatagttaataattgttaataatattttatacttataaaagtttaccaattaaccccaactattttatgtttgcaaaaataccttaaaatatattttattaaattaaatatttattattaaaaggtacaagaaatcataaaaatagaataaaacataatatataaattggttcaATAATGagcattagaatatttttccataaatgatcaactaatgcatttcGTAATAAAAAATGAGCTTCTTTCTTTAATATTCCTAAATCGAGCAAATTGTTTTTGAAATCAGACATTTTCATCTTCTGCAGTTTCGACCTCTGGAAGTGGAGTTTCTCTTACAACTTCGATTTGCCAGATTATTAAATCacttatttatgttatttttattttatattatttatgttttttaactatgttatgcattttgtattaaattattaaaatattaaaatatcttgtttttatgttattttattattttaaaatattgtttaagtaagaaataaaaagattaaaagtttaaaggaccatttcataaataaaaaaaaagtttaactccaaaatggagtaatgtgtaagattactccatcaatggagtaaccctagccattactccattttggagttgaaaatAGAGTGAGGTTAGAGAGgattttactctaaaatgatgtttggagtagaaaattgagtagggttggagatgccctaaagGCAACTCCAACGTAACGTGACGTTATAACGCCATTCTAGCGTCAAATGTTGATTTTTCCATCTCCGAGATGGCATATGCAATGGTATTATagtgttttagttatttttcaaACAGTGtcacattaaatataaatatagtgTGGTACTATAGCTAcggaatctttttttttttttgaaacttaactatttatatttacttttaaaaaatagcAAATAAAATTCATTGATATGTAACTgtgatattaaatttatttttaataaatcttaatatgaTTTCTGaattttagttaatataaaatattcattgataaaacatttaatatatgatgaaaatatataaaagttatttaaaatatataaattaccaaaTAAACATCAACCAAACATAAAAGTGCACACAAGAAAATAGATTTGCAGaactaaaaaaatacataaatttgcaaaaacaaatttgaaaacattagATTGACTAACATAGCAATCTAATAACCCggaaaattattattagttCCATCAAAATAAATCTTGATAATTATAATACAAGGTATAATCTTCTTGATCATTTGGTGACATTTGACGTAAAATTGAGCTAATTTGCTCTATTTTTTAACTAGACCACTTAATTCattatccaattttttttttggtttagtaattGTTTGAGTTTCTTATGAAACATGTATTAGCTAAGATTTAGTTTGCTGAAGGACCCTCTCTAGAGCGTCAATTTGTCAAATTAATTATTGACCCCATCAAACATCGAACATGCTTTTGCCTCATTCAAGAAgttgatataaatatatgtaaatactTATATTCAGAACATTTTAGCGTAACCAGTGTACAAATGTTTGTGTTTACACATACATTTTCAGACATATTTTCTATGCATGTACGTTGACGGGATAAGTTCATGTATTGTTCGTTTGTGATTCAACATCTTCTCCATGTGCCTCCCTAATTATCAATATTAACCTTcgttttatcaaaaaaaacaaattgcatTCTCGATATATCACTCTCTTTATATTTGATCTATATGTCTATTATACTATGTGTACTACTTTCTTTATATTGTTAACGTTTAAACATACAATAGTTATCAGAGAGTTAAGAAAAATATCTATGATAGCTCCATTAGAATAGTAACCACCATAAAAGGGTCCGTAAGTATTATACTAGCTATAATATCGGCCAATACATatctttacttttattttatctatatgttttgtaataaaaagctaccatttttcatatttttgacacTTTCTGCAAATTTAGTCCGTTTCTGAAAGTTgcattttttttgctaagaatgtgtatttacataattttatcttttaataggATTAGAAAGAGgttgtttgaataaaattatgACAAATAATCCTATTAAGTTtagttataattataaaacGTTTATGTTCCTAGTTAATTTATTGGGAAATGAAATGGTAAACAAAGGTAATGAAATGAAGAGACCCATAAAGATGCACATGGCATTGCTCCTTCTCTTCCCTATGGGTCCtatttatctaatttatttcCTCCAACCAAAGCCAGTTATCACTTTAAGTACCAACAAGTCAAATATACCAGCAAGCTGAGTCCTCACCATTTTCATATTTACATTCAATACAATATAAGTTATAACATATTAACATGTACATGTATGTTGTCATTCCAGTTATCGAAATTGTGTTTAGAGAATTAAAACAGCACTGCTAGTTTTTTTGCATTTATAGATATATCGCATTTTCCTAGCTAGTCATATaaacatttttaccaaaaaagaaagagaaacacAAAAGATGTTCAAAATTATTACATATGTATTATTACAAACGTCTCACATATTTAACTTAAGTtcattacatataattatagcATATAAATCGTATCTACACACCAACATATGATGCAGATCAAAACAgacaattaaaagaaaaatagtagATATGAAACAAATACTTTCATAGTAAAGCCCACAATTAACACTCATCAATGTGTTAATCAAATATACGATCATTACCTCTTAATCTTTTAACTTCAAGCTCTACTCTTGCATTTCTCCATTGCTCTCGGAGCTGAAATATGTTTTACAATTATCAAGCCACTAAAATTTCCCACAATCTTTGGCTATTTATCAATATATTCAATTCTTTAGACAATGCACTAAGCCTGAGTATAGTAGAAAATACATACCAAGACCAATGGCGTCAGATCCTTTCATGAGACGTAAACGCTTGCATGTATCAACGAACATTCTAAcgaataataaatttaaacaaaggGGTTATTGAAATGATCAATAAATAAATTCTAATCAGATCATACGTAATTAATAAGGAaggcgaagaagaagacgtaCGGCCAAGGGACGTCGCCGACGAGCATCCAATCACCGTCTTTGTCTTCGTAAGAGGGAACATAGTCCCAACCATTCACTATATCCATTACTTTCCTCTCATTCATGAAGTCTATCattccttcttctcctccattTTTCCCTTCACAATAAAATATAGTGTCTAGAATTTTAGTTGTGCAAGTCTATAGCCTTTAATTGAGTTCTTATCTTTCAAACTTTAGTATTAATCTTGATGCAGTATATATTTAGTAagaaatatatatctatatttaaaaaattctatataATGTACGTACCCATGGTAAAAGAGCTGAACATGTTAGACAAAGCATTAGAGAGTTCGTCGTAGCTCTTATACATCTTCAAGTCGACTTTCCTTAAGTACGGTGCTCCGTCCATTGAAACCTTCACAAACGCCACCGTCTCCGTGCCATTGCTTGATTTTTGGCACGAATCCATCACGTTCTTCCGGTATGATCTCACCGGTGGCCATCCCACAACTTGTGccctataaaattatatatataagaatggAAGATGGTTATGTTGTACAAGATTTTGTATGTGAATATATGTAAAACTGCAGAAAGCTATATATCACTTCATCTAACAATTTTTTTCGTGGTGTCCCAAATATAATCCTATTTGCATGAGAGTATGGCCTAACGGGTGACCGAATTATACCCTTTTGTTTCCGGTGGATGTTCAAaaatttaagaaagaaaaaaacctaTAAAGgtgtttcaataaaaaaaaacctgtTAACCTACCAGTTTGAGAGTTTGAacttattcttttaaaaattgtttagtgaCTACACTTTAGtaattaactttttttcttctgctCATACCTTTATCCACTTAGTTAAATGTTTACTAACACAATATATACTGTggagaaaatgtttttttttgtaaagttttatttaacttttaagataaataaaaaaaaatcaagcgaagatcggaaaaataaataaaaagggaaAATGGTAATATTACTTGGCTGGAGGCTTGGCTGGATCTTTGGGACATGAACTCTTTTCCTTGGAAACAGAAGCCACGACGTCATGAGGCTTAGATCCTCCCTTGCTTTCAGGTTCATTGTTCAGATTCAGCTTCAGATCAACCGTCTCCGAGAAGCCTCTCTTGGTTCCAGTCACTGGGGCCGCCGTATCCCCGCCGGGAAGACCAAGACACAACTCAGTCTCCCTCAGATTCAGCTCGACACTGCCCATCATTGctaatctctcttctttttcaataatcttcttcttcttctcgggAAGGTGATGAGGAAGATGGGGAAatggtttttataaaaatactcAAATAATACAAAGTGTGATGAGTCTCTATTATATATCTCTCTAGGTGGTAGCTGCATGTGTAAGTCGTATATCAGAGATATTTGGTTAAATGGACTATAGACACGTGGATGAATTTAACCCTTTGATGAGTTGATCCTGATCTATTTTACACTAATCACTACTATTATTACTTAATTACTGTTTACAATCTTTCTTAGGATAGATTTTGTAGGTCGTATATGATTGCATTTGATTAGGACATCCTTAATTATTCCTTGCAGGcttactttttataaaa
The sequence above is a segment of the Raphanus sativus cultivar WK10039 unplaced genomic scaffold, ASM80110v3 Scaffold0661, whole genome shotgun sequence genome. Coding sequences within it:
- the LOC130502691 gene encoding auxin-responsive protein IAA17-like, with the translated sequence MMGSVELNLRETELCLGLPGGDTAAPVTGTKRGFSETVDLKLNLNNEPESKGGSKPHDVVASVSKEKSSCPKDPAKPPAKAQVVGWPPVRSYRKNVMDSCQKSSNGTETVAFVKVSMDGAPYLRKVDLKMYKSYDELSNALSNMFSSFTMGKNGGEEGMIDFMNERKVMDIVNGWDYVPSYEDKDGDWMLVGDVPWPMFVDTCKRLRLMKGSDAIGLAPRAMEKCKSRA